A portion of the Rhodopseudomonas sp. BAL398 genome contains these proteins:
- a CDS encoding FAD binding domain-containing protein produces MYAMTYHRPATVEEAAALFAKGSDSKYLAGGHTLLPVMKQRLAAPSDVIDIARIPALIGIEANADTLTIKAATTYVDIVNSAEVKRSIPAIAHLTSVVGDPAVRARGTIGGSVATNDPTADYPAALLALGAMVKTNRREIPADQFFQGLFATALEDNEIITAIAFPIPAKAGYAKFRNPASRFALTGVFVAKTKAGEIRVAATGASQNGVMRVPAIEDALKANWSAAALDGVRISDEGLMSDIHGSSDYRANLIKVMAKRAVEAAG; encoded by the coding sequence ATGTACGCCATGACCTATCACCGCCCCGCCACCGTCGAAGAAGCCGCGGCCCTGTTTGCCAAAGGCTCCGATTCCAAATATCTCGCTGGCGGCCACACTTTGCTGCCGGTGATGAAGCAGCGGCTGGCCGCGCCGAGCGACGTGATCGACATCGCCCGGATTCCGGCGCTGATCGGCATCGAGGCCAATGCCGACACGTTGACCATCAAGGCTGCGACCACCTATGTGGACATCGTCAACAGCGCCGAGGTGAAGCGTTCGATCCCGGCGATCGCGCATCTCACCTCGGTGGTCGGCGATCCCGCGGTGCGCGCGCGCGGCACCATCGGCGGCTCGGTCGCCACCAACGACCCCACCGCGGATTATCCGGCGGCGCTGCTGGCGCTCGGCGCCATGGTGAAGACCAACAGGCGCGAGATCCCCGCCGATCAATTCTTCCAGGGGCTGTTCGCCACCGCGCTGGAGGACAATGAGATCATCACCGCGATCGCGTTTCCGATTCCCGCCAAGGCCGGCTACGCCAAATTTCGCAATCCGGCCTCGCGCTTCGCCCTCACCGGCGTCTTCGTGGCCAAGACCAAAGCCGGCGAGATCCGGGTCGCCGCCACCGGCGCGTCGCAGAACGGCGTGATGCGGGTGCCGGCGATCGAGGACGCGCTGAAGGCGAATTGGTCGGCAGCGGCGCTGGACGGCGTCAGGATTTCCGACGAAGGCCTGATGTCGGACATCCACGGCAGCTCCGACTATCGCGCCAATCTGATCAAGGTGATGGCGAAACGCGCGGTCGAAGCGGCGGGCTGA
- a CDS encoding xanthine dehydrogenase family protein molybdopterin-binding subunit: protein MGVEGIGKSVVRKEDRRFITGKGRYVDDIKIHGMTFAHFVRSPHAHAKVKSIDATEAKKMPGVVDVLTGQQIVDDKIGNLICGWAVHSKDGSAMKMGAWPAMAPETVRFVGQAVAVVIAETKNQARDAAEAVVVDYEELPSAHHIKMAIAPGAPQLHPEAPGNIVYDWEIGDAKAVDDAFAKAANVVNFELVNNRLVPNAMEPRAALAEYNEAEEHFTLYTTSQNPHVARLVLSAFYNVAPENKLRVVAPDVGGGFGSKIFIYPEEMVALWASKKVRRPVKWTGDRNEAFLTDAHGRDHISKAEMAFDKDNKILGLRVTTHANFGAYMSLFSSSVPTYLYATLLSGQYNIPAIHAEVIGVYTNSTPVDAYRGAGRPEACYLLERLMETAARQLKVDPAELRRKNFITSFPHQTPVIMAYDIGDFGASLDAALKEIDYAGFPARQAKAKSEGKLRGLGFSCYIEACGIAPSKAVGSLGAGVGLWESAEVRVNPVGTIEILTGSHSHGQGHETTFAQLVADRLGIPISQVSIVHGDTDKVQFGMGTYGSRSAAVGMSAIFKAMEKVESKAKKIAAHQLEASEDDIVIENGEFKVTGTDKSIALPMVALAAYTAHNLPDGMEPGLKEGAFYDPTNFTFPAGSYICEVEVDPGTGKTTIVNFVAVDDFGRLINPMIVEGQVHGGLVQGIGQAILEAAVYDDTGQLITASFMDYAMPRADDVPSFKLSHTTTLCPGNPLGVKGCGEAGAIGASAAVINAITDAIGHNNLEMPATPDRVWHAMQLQQAAE from the coding sequence ATGGGCGTTGAAGGCATTGGCAAAAGCGTTGTGCGGAAGGAAGACCGTCGCTTCATCACCGGCAAGGGCCGCTATGTCGACGACATCAAGATTCACGGCATGACCTTCGCGCATTTCGTGCGCAGCCCCCACGCCCACGCCAAGGTCAAGAGCATCGACGCCACCGAGGCCAAGAAGATGCCGGGCGTGGTCGACGTGCTGACCGGCCAGCAGATCGTCGACGACAAGATCGGCAATCTGATCTGCGGCTGGGCGGTGCATTCGAAGGACGGCTCGGCGATGAAGATGGGCGCGTGGCCGGCGATGGCGCCGGAAACCGTGCGCTTTGTCGGCCAGGCGGTCGCGGTGGTGATTGCCGAGACCAAGAACCAGGCCCGCGACGCGGCCGAAGCCGTCGTGGTCGATTATGAAGAACTGCCGAGCGCCCACCATATCAAGATGGCGATCGCGCCCGGCGCGCCGCAGCTTCACCCCGAAGCCCCCGGCAATATCGTCTATGATTGGGAGATCGGCGACGCCAAGGCGGTCGACGACGCCTTCGCCAAGGCCGCCAATGTGGTCAACTTCGAGCTGGTCAACAACCGGCTGGTGCCGAACGCGATGGAGCCGCGTGCGGCACTGGCCGAATATAACGAAGCCGAAGAACACTTCACGCTGTACACCACCTCGCAGAATCCGCATGTGGCACGGCTGGTGCTGTCGGCATTCTACAATGTCGCGCCCGAGAACAAGCTGCGGGTGGTGGCGCCCGATGTCGGCGGCGGCTTCGGCTCCAAGATCTTCATCTATCCGGAAGAGATGGTGGCGCTGTGGGCGTCCAAGAAGGTTCGCCGTCCGGTGAAATGGACCGGCGACCGCAACGAGGCGTTCCTCACCGACGCCCACGGCCGCGACCATATCTCCAAGGCCGAGATGGCGTTCGACAAGGACAACAAGATCCTCGGCCTGCGGGTCACCACCCACGCCAATTTCGGCGCCTATATGTCGCTGTTCTCGTCCTCGGTGCCGACTTATCTGTACGCCACGCTGCTGTCGGGGCAGTACAACATTCCGGCGATCCATGCCGAGGTGATCGGGGTCTACACCAACTCCACCCCGGTCGACGCCTATCGGGGCGCGGGGCGTCCGGAGGCCTGCTATCTGCTGGAGCGGCTGATGGAGACCGCGGCGCGGCAGCTGAAGGTCGATCCGGCCGAGTTGCGGCGCAAGAATTTCATCACCAGCTTCCCGCACCAGACCCCGGTGATCATGGCCTATGACATCGGCGATTTCGGCGCCTCGCTCGACGCCGCCTTGAAGGAAATCGATTATGCCGGTTTCCCGGCGCGCCAGGCCAAGGCCAAGTCCGAAGGCAAGCTGCGCGGCTTGGGCTTTTCCTGCTACATCGAGGCCTGCGGCATCGCGCCGTCGAAGGCGGTGGGCTCGCTCGGCGCCGGCGTCGGATTGTGGGAATCCGCCGAGGTTCGTGTCAATCCGGTCGGCACCATCGAGATCCTGACCGGCAGTCACAGCCACGGCCAGGGCCATGAGACCACCTTTGCGCAGCTGGTCGCGGATCGCCTCGGGATTCCGATCAGCCAGGTCTCGATCGTCCATGGCGACACCGACAAGGTGCAGTTCGGCATGGGCACCTATGGGTCACGCTCGGCAGCAGTGGGCATGTCGGCGATCTTCAAGGCGATGGAAAAGGTCGAGAGCAAGGCCAAGAAAATCGCCGCGCATCAGCTCGAGGCCTCCGAAGACGACATCGTGATCGAGAACGGCGAGTTCAAAGTCACCGGCACCGACAAATCGATCGCGCTGCCGATGGTGGCGCTGGCCGCCTACACCGCGCACAATCTGCCCGACGGCATGGAGCCCGGTCTCAAGGAAGGCGCGTTCTACGACCCGACCAACTTCACCTTCCCGGCCGGCTCCTATATCTGCGAGGTCGAGGTCGATCCCGGCACCGGCAAGACCACGATCGTCAATTTCGTCGCGGTCGACGATTTCGGCCGGCTGATCAATCCGATGATCGTCGAGGGCCAGGTCCATGGCGGTCTGGTCCAGGGCATCGGCCAGGCGATCCTCGAAGCCGCGGTCTATGACGACACCGGCCAGCTGATCACCGCGTCGTTCATGGATTACGCGATGCCGCGCGCCGACGACGTGCCGTCGTTCAAGCTGTCGCACACCACCACTTTGTGTCCGGGCAATCCGCTCGGCGTCAAGGGCTGCGGCGAGGCCGGCGCGATCGGCGCCTCGGCGGCGGTGATCAATGCCATCACCGACGCAATCGGCCACAACAATCTGGAGATGCCGGCGACCCCGGACCGGGTCTGGCACGCGATGCAGCTGCAGCAGGCGGCGGAATAG
- a CDS encoding CaiB/BaiF CoA transferase family protein, translating into MGKLKVQDSATISTPTQQTRSGPLAGIRIVEFAGIGPGPFASMLLADMGAEVITLTRAGQTPTGAAARGRTLVAVDLKDKAAIAGVLTLLDGADALIEGYRPGVMERLGLGPDVVMARNPKLVYGRMTGWGQSGPLAQAAGHDINYISITGALAAIGPAERPVPPLNLVGDFGGGSLYLVVGLLAALLEAGKSGKGQVVDAAMCDGATSLITMFFDMTAKGVWKESRESNMLDGGAHFYGTYECKDGGFVSLGSIEPQFYALLRQHAGLNDPQFDGQMDKKNWPELKQKLAAVFKTKSRDEWCAIMEGTDICFAPVLTMSEATKHPHMVAREVFITHEGHTQPAPAPRFSRTPSAARAPVTADLAGIAKQWGRS; encoded by the coding sequence ATGGGAAAACTCAAGGTGCAGGATTCAGCAACCATCTCCACCCCGACGCAACAGACCCGCAGCGGCCCGCTCGCCGGAATCCGGATTGTCGAATTTGCCGGCATCGGACCGGGCCCGTTCGCCTCCATGCTGTTGGCCGATATGGGCGCCGAGGTGATCACCCTGACCCGCGCCGGCCAGACGCCGACGGGCGCCGCGGCGCGCGGACGCACCCTGGTCGCGGTCGACCTCAAGGACAAGGCCGCAATTGCCGGCGTGCTGACGCTGCTCGACGGCGCCGACGCGCTGATCGAAGGCTATCGGCCGGGCGTGATGGAGCGGCTCGGCCTTGGTCCTGACGTTGTGATGGCGCGCAATCCGAAGCTGGTCTATGGCCGGATGACCGGCTGGGGCCAGAGCGGCCCGCTGGCGCAGGCCGCCGGCCATGACATCAACTACATCTCGATCACCGGCGCGCTGGCCGCAATCGGTCCGGCGGAACGCCCGGTGCCGCCGCTCAATCTGGTCGGCGATTTCGGCGGCGGCTCGCTCTATCTGGTGGTCGGCCTGCTCGCCGCGCTGCTGGAAGCCGGCAAGTCCGGCAAGGGCCAGGTGGTCGACGCCGCGATGTGCGACGGCGCCACCTCGCTGATCACCATGTTCTTCGACATGACCGCCAAGGGCGTCTGGAAGGAAAGCCGCGAGAGCAACATGCTCGACGGCGGCGCGCATTTCTACGGCACCTATGAGTGCAAGGACGGCGGCTTCGTCTCGCTCGGCTCGATCGAGCCGCAATTCTACGCGCTGCTGCGCCAGCATGCCGGGCTGAACGATCCGCAATTCGACGGCCAGATGGACAAGAAGAATTGGCCGGAGCTGAAACAGAAGCTGGCTGCGGTGTTCAAGACCAAGAGCCGCGACGAATGGTGCGCCATCATGGAAGGCACCGATATCTGCTTTGCGCCGGTGCTGACGATGTCGGAGGCCACCAAGCATCCGCACATGGTCGCCCGCGAGGTGTTCATCACCCACGAAGGCCACACCCAGCCGGCACCGGCGCCGCGATTCTCGCGCACCCCCTCGGCGGCCCGCGCGCCGGTGACCGCGGACCTCGCCGGAATCGCCAAGCAATGGGGCCGGAGCTGA